CTCTTGGGGAACGGCTGGAGTTGTTCCGATCCCGTAGAGAAGCAGTGCAGAGACAGATGGAGGAGATGATGGCGACGCTTAAGATCCTGGAATTTAAATGCTGGTATTATGAGGAGGCCATAAAGGATGGGACCGAGGCGCGGGTCAGCTCGCTGCCGATCGAGGGGCTTCCGGAGCAATTTCAGGGTGTCAGGAAAGAGATGAGGATTGCCTGCAAAAATGAAACCGCATAGGCGGGGTGCTTATGATAAGAATAAAACATACGAAAGGACCATTCCATTATGATAGCCTGTGTCGATGACAAAAAATATCAGGAAATGAAAAATTACCGCAGGACTTTTTTAGAATCCGGAAATATTGATCCTCATGTCAGGTCTTTTGTGGCTGAGTCCTGGAAACGCTGCCAGCAGTATGACGTCTCAGAATCCTACACAGTCCAAAAGCTTTCGGGTGGGGAGCGTGACAGGCTTTTAAAAGAAAACCATGCTTTTATCAAAGCGGCTCATCCGGTTATGCAGAAACTCGTCAGCCTGACCGAAGGGACGCAGTATGTCATCACGCTCCACAACCGGGAGGGATGGATCCTGGATTATCTTTTTGCCGGGGATAATCCGGTGTTTTCCGCGCGCGGGTTCGACGTCGGCACCCTATGGTCCGACGCGACCATCGGCACCTGCAGTTCCTACTTAAGTACGCTTCACGATACGGAGATCCAGTTGATCGGGCATGAGCATTACAATGAGCGGATGCAGGAAATGGTCGGCACCGCCGCCCCGATCCACGGCTGCGACGGAATTGTGATCGGCTGTATCAACATGTGCGGGCATTACTCCAACGGGAATATCCACACGCTGGGGCTGGTCAAGATGGCAGCCCTGCTGATCGAATCAACCGCTGCATATACCCGTTTGTCCCATGTGGCAAGTGATACATTCGACATTCTTCCGGAAGGTATCGTGGTGCTGGATGAGAGCTTCCGCGTGCAGCAGGTTACCCTTCAGGCTGCCGCCGTCTTAAAGATGTCCCAGAAGGCTGTCCGCTCCCTGGATTTTAGAAGGCTGTTTCCAAAAGAAGATTTTTCAGCCCCTTTTTCTTATCCGGAATATGAGCTTTCCCTGCCTGATGGACATCAGCTCACCTGCAATGTCCAGGTAACGCCGGTCTTCTCTGAATTGCACCTGCGTGAAACCGTCATCATTTTCCGCGAGAGCAGGCGGGTCAACCGCTATACCAGCCGGATGAGCGGCAACCGGGCAAGCTATCATTTTGAAGATATTATCACGCAGGATGACAGGATGCTGGCGCAGATCGATATGATGCGGGATATTGCTGATACGGACTGCTGCGTTTTGATCGAGGGAGAGAGCGGTACCGGAAAGGAACTGTTTGCCCATTCCCTGCACAATGAGAGCAGCCGCAGAAACGGCCCCTTTATCGCTGTGAACTGTGCGTCTCTGCCGCGGAGCCTTGTGGAGAGTGAATTGTTCGGTTATGAAAAAGGGGCGTTTACAGGGGCGCGCAGCGAGGGGAGCCCTGGAAAGTTTGAACTGGCAGACGGCGGAACTATTTTTTTGGACGAGGTGGGCGAGCTGCCGTTGGAGATCCAGGCTACTCTGCTGCGGGTGCTGGACAATCACAAGGTGATCCGGATCGGGGGAAGGACGGAGAAGAACCTGGATGTAAGGGTGATCGCGGCCACCAACCGCAATCTCTATCAGGAAGTGCAAAACGGCAACTTCCGAAGCGACCTTTTCTTCCGCATCAATGTACTCCAATTTGACATCCCGCCCCTGCGGGAGCGCGGGGCCGACATCCCGCTTCTGGCACATACATTTTTAGACCAGATCAATGAAAAGGGGGATTCCAGGAGAAAGGAACTGTCTTTGCAGTTTCTTGACCGTATCGCCCGTTACCAATGGCCCGGC
This portion of the Clostridium sp. AN503 genome encodes:
- a CDS encoding MerR family transcriptional regulator produces the protein MLYTVGEMAKVMGLPASTLRYYDQEGILPFVERSNGGIRMFADKDYEWLKVIECLKKSGLSIKEIRAYMDMVSRGDDSLGERLELFRSRREAVQRQMEEMMATLKILEFKCWYYEEAIKDGTEARVSSLPIEGLPEQFQGVRKEMRIACKNETA
- a CDS encoding sigma 54-interacting transcriptional regulator → MIACVDDKKYQEMKNYRRTFLESGNIDPHVRSFVAESWKRCQQYDVSESYTVQKLSGGERDRLLKENHAFIKAAHPVMQKLVSLTEGTQYVITLHNREGWILDYLFAGDNPVFSARGFDVGTLWSDATIGTCSSYLSTLHDTEIQLIGHEHYNERMQEMVGTAAPIHGCDGIVIGCINMCGHYSNGNIHTLGLVKMAALLIESTAAYTRLSHVASDTFDILPEGIVVLDESFRVQQVTLQAAAVLKMSQKAVRSLDFRRLFPKEDFSAPFSYPEYELSLPDGHQLTCNVQVTPVFSELHLRETVIIFRESRRVNRYTSRMSGNRASYHFEDIITQDDRMLAQIDMMRDIADTDCCVLIEGESGTGKELFAHSLHNESSRRNGPFIAVNCASLPRSLVESELFGYEKGAFTGARSEGSPGKFELADGGTIFLDEVGELPLEIQATLLRVLDNHKVIRIGGRTEKNLDVRVIAATNRNLYQEVQNGNFRSDLFFRINVLQFDIPPLRERGADIPLLAHTFLDQINEKGDSRRKELSLQFLDRIARYQWPGNVRELQNTVVRAYYACKGTVITDDELPGNIKDAVFINPAAREERAVRSAPDFTGILADAEKQAVTDALKSSGGDVAKAGELLGISKATVYRRMKKYGISLR